In a genomic window of Armatimonas rosea:
- a CDS encoding LmeA family phospholipid-binding protein, whose protein sequence is MRRAVLVCAMLLALVGCARPGEKKAERMVEELLPSYLGPAKSYRAQVKAASLGALMRGRVRTVQIIGREVQLLPELTVAELRVDAAEIEVDRERASLKSVGEARFTARIDEAELNRLVRTRRPRLADLRVQLRGRYVSVQVTPELLGHPTVPIQVEGNLLSKGGGVALDFEPDKARLLIVPIPKPLLDFVAERLNPVVDFSGLRAPIRVESAEAKGGYLLLRGFLPPESVTNLRLSR, encoded by the coding sequence ATGAGACGCGCGGTCTTGGTCTGCGCGATGCTGCTGGCTCTGGTGGGGTGCGCTCGGCCGGGCGAGAAGAAGGCGGAGCGCATGGTCGAGGAGCTCCTGCCGAGCTACCTGGGGCCGGCAAAGAGCTACCGGGCGCAGGTCAAGGCCGCGAGCCTGGGAGCACTGATGCGGGGGCGGGTTCGGACGGTGCAGATTATTGGCCGTGAGGTGCAGCTCCTGCCCGAGCTCACGGTCGCCGAGCTACGGGTGGACGCCGCCGAGATCGAGGTGGACCGGGAGCGAGCCAGCCTCAAGAGTGTGGGCGAGGCCCGCTTTACCGCCCGTATCGATGAGGCGGAGCTGAATCGACTCGTACGAACCCGGCGCCCTCGGCTCGCCGATCTGCGGGTGCAGCTACGGGGGCGTTACGTGAGTGTCCAGGTGACCCCTGAGCTCTTAGGGCACCCGACCGTCCCCATTCAAGTGGAGGGAAACCTGCTCTCAAAAGGAGGCGGCGTGGCGCTGGACTTCGAGCCCGACAAGGCACGGCTCCTGATCGTCCCCATCCCCAAGCCCCTCCTTGATTTTGTGGCGGAGCGGCTCAACCCCGTGGTGGATTTTTCGGGCTTGCGCGCCCCGATCCGGGTGGAGTCGGCGGAGGCTAAGGGGGGCTATCTGTTGCTGCGTGGCTTTCTTCCGCCCGAGAGCGTGACGAATCTGCGCCTCTCGCGCTAG
- a CDS encoding alkaline phosphatase D family protein — translation MKFSFLRADRPELTHGVQSGDISFDSAVLWSRTDRPSKMWVELAATESFRNPRLLPGPTVLESSGFTGKLLVTGLPPGEEVFYRVHFTGLESDKAASAPLVGRLRTAPVKKRDITFVWSGDTVGQGWGINEAFGGLKGYGAMRTSKPDFFINSGDCIYADGPLASEVRLPDGTLWKNLVTEAKSKVAETLDEFRGAFAYNLLDTHYKAFAAEVPMLVQWDDHETLNNWFPGRVLDDPRYKTKSAALLSARANQAFREWMPIRECPEEPGRVYRKIAYGPLLDVFLIDMRTYRGDNTDGREATPGADTPLFGPAQLAWLKRELTASKALWKVIASDMPLGLVVGDTYQGKKTIEAVANGDGAATGRELELAELLTALKKQRVHNIIWLTADVHYCAAHYYDPNKAVFQDFLPFHEFVAGPIHAGTFGPNKLDNTFGPQVLFQKAGTGGPAAGNQFFGEVRLTAATGELSVTLKDTDQHVLHTTRLSPQRR, via the coding sequence GTCCCTCCAAGATGTGGGTGGAGCTGGCCGCGACAGAGTCCTTCCGCAACCCACGCCTGCTCCCCGGCCCCACGGTATTGGAGAGCTCGGGCTTTACGGGCAAGCTCTTGGTTACGGGCCTTCCCCCCGGCGAGGAGGTCTTCTACCGTGTCCACTTCACGGGCCTGGAGAGCGACAAGGCCGCCAGTGCTCCCTTGGTCGGGCGGCTCAGGACCGCTCCAGTCAAGAAGCGCGATATCACGTTTGTGTGGTCGGGGGATACCGTCGGCCAGGGCTGGGGGATCAACGAGGCCTTTGGAGGACTCAAGGGCTACGGCGCGATGCGTACCAGCAAGCCGGACTTCTTTATCAACTCCGGGGACTGCATCTACGCCGACGGCCCCCTGGCATCGGAGGTGCGCCTCCCCGATGGGACGCTCTGGAAGAATCTTGTGACCGAGGCCAAGTCCAAGGTGGCGGAGACCCTCGATGAGTTCCGGGGGGCGTTTGCCTACAACTTGCTGGACACGCACTACAAAGCCTTTGCGGCGGAGGTGCCGATGCTGGTGCAGTGGGACGACCACGAGACGCTCAATAACTGGTTTCCGGGGCGGGTGCTCGACGATCCCCGCTACAAGACCAAGAGCGCGGCACTGCTCTCCGCCCGCGCCAACCAGGCCTTCCGGGAGTGGATGCCGATCCGCGAGTGCCCCGAGGAGCCGGGCCGTGTCTACCGAAAGATCGCCTATGGCCCCCTGCTCGATGTCTTTCTGATCGACATGCGTACCTACCGCGGCGACAACACCGACGGCCGCGAGGCGACTCCGGGTGCCGACACTCCCCTCTTCGGCCCCGCCCAGCTCGCCTGGCTCAAGCGCGAGCTCACGGCGAGTAAGGCACTCTGGAAAGTAATCGCCTCAGACATGCCTCTCGGGCTGGTTGTGGGCGATACCTACCAAGGAAAGAAAACCATCGAGGCCGTGGCCAACGGCGATGGCGCGGCCACGGGCCGGGAGCTCGAGCTAGCCGAGCTCCTGACAGCGCTCAAGAAGCAGCGTGTCCATAATATTATCTGGCTCACTGCCGATGTCCACTACTGCGCCGCCCACTACTACGATCCCAACAAGGCTGTCTTTCAGGACTTTCTTCCCTTCCATGAGTTTGTGGCGGGGCCCATCCATGCCGGCACCTTCGGCCCCAACAAGCTCGACAACACCTTTGGGCCACAGGTGCTCTTCCAGAAGGCGGGGACGGGTGGTCCCGCCGCAGGGAACCAGTTCTTTGGCGAGGTGAGGCTCACGGCAGCCACGGGGGAGCTGAGTGTTACCCTAAAAGACACCGACCAGCACGTGCTCCACACAACCCGGCTCTCTCCCCAGCGTCGCTAG